From the Sebastes umbrosus isolate fSebUmb1 chromosome 2, fSebUmb1.pri, whole genome shotgun sequence genome, one window contains:
- the large2 gene encoding LARGE xylosyl- and glucuronyltransferase 2 — protein MNLLCRGRLKLLVASLTAVVLLTWLYLLAGNLENGRSLLLSPCLADTPAAQVLERAVLESRVREVEEENRQIRLQLSQSQGTAGHPADGNYANQQWGASADTGPEDGDNTAEEKNNNHTECPRSPTVQKCELIHVACVCAGHNATRDVVTLVKSVLFHRRNPLHFHFITDTVANRILSSLFQSWMVPSVQVSFYDADELKSEVSWIPNKHYSGIYGLMKLTLTKALPSDLSKVIVLDTDITFATDIAELWGIFRKFTDKQVIGLVENQSDWYLGNLWKNHKPWPALGRGFNTGVILLYLERLRRIGWEQMWRLTAERELMSMLSTSLADQDIFNAFIKQNPVLVHQLPCFWNVQLSDHTRSEQCYTEVSDLKVIHWNSPKKLRVKNKHVEFFRNLYLTFLEYDGNLLRRELFGCPSQASPESVQLQAALEELDEDDQCYDFRRERLTVHRVHLYFLQYEYAPTEDDTDITLVAQLSMDRLQMLEAICKHWEGPISLALYMSDAEAQQFLRYAQASEVLKNRKNVGYHIVYKEGQFYPVNLVRNVALKNANTPYVFLTDVDFLPMYGLYDYLRRSVVQLDMAHTKKALVVPAFETLRYRLSFPKSKAELLSMLDMGTLYTFRYHVWPKGHAPTNYAKWRTATTPYKVEWEPDFEPYVVVRRDCPEYDQRFVGFGWNKVSHILELDAQEYDLMVLPNAFMIHMPHAPSFDISKFRSSSSYRNCLNTLKEEFHQDLSRKYGSAALKYLTAQRNI, from the exons ATGAACCTGCTGTGCCGCGGGCGCCTGAAGCTGCTGGTGGCGTCTCTCACGGCCGTCGTCCTGCTCACCTGGCTCTACCTGCTGGCCGGGAACCTGGAGA ATGGTCGctccctcctcctgtctcccTGTCTGGCCGACACGCCGGCGGCCCAGGTCCTGGAGCGAGCCGTCCTGGAGTCGCGGGTCcgagaggtggaggaagagaacCGGCAGATCCGGCTGCAGCTCAGCCAGTCGCAGGGCACCGCCGGCCACCCGGCGGACGGTAACTACGCCAACCAGCAGTGGGGAGCCTCCGCGGACACGGGGCCGGAGGACGGGGACAACACGGCGGAGGAGAAGAACAACAACCACACGGAGTGTCCTCGATCGCCCACCGTCCAGAAGTGTGAG CTGATCCACGTAGCGTGCGTTTGTGCCGGTCACAACGCCACCAGAGACGTGGTCACACTGGTCAAGTCCGTCCTCTTTCACAG GAGAAATCCTCTCCACTTCCATTTCATCACCGACACAGTAGCCAATCGTATCCTGAGCTCTCTGTTTCAGTCCTGGATGGTCCCGTCGGTGCAAGTCAGCTTCTACGATGCAGACGAACTCAAg TCCGAGGTGTCGTGGATACCCAACAAGCACTACTCAGGGATTTACGGCTTGATGAAGCTGACGCTAACCAAAGCTTTGCCCTCCGACCTGTCAAAGGTCATCGTCCTGGACACGGACATCACCTTCGCCACCGACATCGCTGAGCTGTGGGGCATTTTTAGGAAGTTCACCG ATAAACAGGTGATCGGTCTGGTGGAGAACCAGAGCGACTGGTACCTGGGGAACCTGTGGAAGAACCACAAACCCTGGCCAGCGCTGGGACGAGGCTTCAACACAG GCGTCATCCTTCTCTACTTGGAGCGACTGCGGCGAATCGGCTGGGAGCAGATGTGGCGGCTGACGGCCGAGAGGGAGCTGATGAGCATGCTCAGTACATCGCTGGCTGATCAG GACATCTTCAACGCCTTCATAAAGCAGAACCCGGTCCTGGTCCACCAGCTGCCCTGCTTCTGGAACGTCCAGCTGTCTGATCACACTCGCTCCGAGCAGTGCTACACCGAGGTGTCCGACCTCAAG GTGATCCACTGGAACTCTCCCAAGAAGCTCCGGGTGAAGAACAAACACGTGGAGTTCTTCAGGAACCTCTACCTGACCTTCCTGGAGTACGACGGGAACCTGCTGAGACGAGAGCTGTTCGGCTGCCCGAGTCAGGCCAGTCCAGAGAGCGTCCAG CTGCAGgcggctctggaggagctggacgAGGACGATCAGTGTTACGACTTCCGTCGGGAGCGTCTCACCGTCCACAGGGTGCACCTCTACTTCCTGCAGTACGAGTACGCGCCCACCGAGGACGACACCGACATCACGCTGGTGGCACAGCTCTCCATGGACAG GCTGCAGATGCTGGAGGCCATCTGTAAGCACTGGGAAGGCCCCATCAGCCTGGCGCTCTACATGTCGGACGCCGAGGCTCAGCAGTTCCTGCGCTACGCTCAGGCCTCCGAGGTCCTCAAGAACCGCAAGAACGTGGGCTACCACATCGTGTACAAGGAGGGCCAGTTCTACCCCGTCAACCTGGTGAGGAACGTGGCCCTGAAGAACGCCAACACGCCCTATGTCTTCCTGACGGACGTGGACTTCCTGCCGATGTACGGTCTCTACGATTACCTCAG GAGGTCCGTGGTGCAGCTGGACATGGCTCACACTAAGAAGGCTCTGGTGGTTCCAGCGTTCGAGACGCTTCGTTACCGTCTGTCCTTCCCCAAATCCAAAGCTGAGCTGCTCTCCATGCTGGACATGGGGACTCTCTACACCTTCAG GTATCATGTGTGGCCTAAAGGTCACGCTCCTACCAACTATGCCAAATGGCGAACAGCCACCACACCTTACAAGGTGGAGTGGGAGCCGGACTTTGAGCCGTACGTGGTGGTGAGACGAGACTGTCCGGAGTACGACCAGCGCTTCGTGGGCTTCGGCTGGAACAAGGTGTCTCATATCCTGGAGCTGGATGCACAG GAGTACGACCTGATGGTCCTCCCCAACGCCTTCATGATCCACATGCCCCACGCTCCCAGCTTCGACATCTCCAAGttccgctccagctccagctaCCGCAACTGCCTGAACACCCTGAAGGAGGAGTTCCACCAGGACCTGTCCAGGAAGTACGGCTCGGCCGCTCTCAAGTACCTCACCGCCCAGAGGAACATCTAA